From Calderihabitans maritimus, one genomic window encodes:
- a CDS encoding RrF2 family transcriptional regulator produces the protein MQLSRQGDYAIRTVLELAKVYPETLAIKHIATKQDIPLPFLKKIIQSLAKSGLVETIRGAQGGVKLWSPPEKITLRHIIEAIDGPITINRCLMGENVCFRQPTCAVHRALAQAKQSFLTELEKHSVGSLLAAEAKARNQKTKSQR, from the coding sequence GTGCAGCTATCACGCCAGGGAGATTATGCTATTCGGACTGTTTTAGAATTAGCAAAAGTCTATCCGGAAACATTAGCCATAAAACATATTGCTACCAAACAAGATATTCCGCTGCCTTTTTTAAAAAAAATAATTCAATCATTAGCCAAAAGCGGGCTGGTGGAAACTATCCGGGGTGCTCAAGGCGGCGTTAAATTATGGTCACCTCCGGAAAAAATTACATTGCGGCATATTATTGAAGCTATAGACGGCCCTATAACCATTAACCGCTGCCTCATGGGGGAAAACGTCTGCTTTCGCCAGCCTACCTGCGCTGTACATCGGGCCTTGGCCCAAGCCAAACAGAGTTTTCTCACCGAACTGGAAAAGCACAGCGTGGGATCGCTCCTGGCAGCGGAAGCTAAAGCAAGAAATCAAAAAACAAAATCACAAAGGTAA
- the cydB gene encoding cytochrome d ubiquinol oxidase subunit II has translation MSLAVLQTIWFLLVAVLILGYAILAGFDLGVGNLHLLSNQKEREQNFYNIAPFWDSNQVWLLTGGGALFAAFPHVYATAFSGFYPALMLLLLAMIVRAAAIEFQHLLPEPEWKAKWDWGFGIGSIVASTLFGVAMGNVLRGLPLDSTHNFTGSFFGLLNPYSLVVGLLALTMFTLHGASFLVARSQGDLINKAKRWGSTTWKFFAVLFTTVTIWSYLAVPRLFENFFELPILWVLPFLVIAAIAYYPKALENENRWMPLLVSTINIAGLIGIVGASLFPNMIPAVPNPANSLTIYNASSTKLTLTTMLIIALLGVPLVIAYTTYVYRKLMKDYSQTGKLHKKANMGF, from the coding sequence ATGTCATTGGCCGTACTGCAGACAATATGGTTTTTACTGGTAGCAGTGCTTATTCTGGGTTATGCTATATTAGCGGGGTTTGACCTGGGCGTAGGAAACCTGCATTTATTGTCCAACCAAAAGGAAAGAGAACAAAACTTCTACAATATCGCTCCGTTTTGGGACAGCAACCAGGTGTGGCTCCTCACCGGAGGCGGTGCCCTATTTGCGGCCTTTCCCCACGTTTATGCAACGGCATTTAGCGGCTTTTACCCGGCTTTAATGCTGTTACTGCTAGCCATGATTGTTCGGGCTGCAGCTATTGAATTCCAGCATTTGCTCCCCGAACCGGAATGGAAAGCAAAGTGGGACTGGGGATTTGGGATAGGTAGTATTGTAGCTTCTACTCTATTTGGGGTTGCCATGGGCAATGTCCTGCGGGGACTGCCCCTGGACTCGACGCACAATTTTACGGGAAGCTTCTTTGGTTTATTAAACCCTTATTCCCTGGTTGTAGGATTGCTGGCATTGACCATGTTCACCTTACACGGCGCCTCATTCCTGGTGGCTCGCAGCCAAGGTGACCTGATAAACAAAGCTAAAAGGTGGGGCAGCACTACGTGGAAATTCTTTGCCGTCCTTTTCACAACCGTTACAATTTGGAGCTACTTGGCTGTACCTCGATTATTTGAAAATTTCTTTGAGTTACCCATTTTATGGGTACTGCCCTTTTTAGTAATAGCCGCCATAGCATACTATCCCAAGGCCCTTGAAAATGAAAATCGCTGGATGCCGCTGTTAGTATCAACAATTAACATTGCGGGATTAATCGGTATAGTAGGCGCCAGCCTATTTCCCAATATGATACCGGCTGTACCAAATCCAGCAAATAGCTTAACCATATATAATGCTTCCTCCACCAAACTGACACTAACTACCATGCTAATAATTGCATTACTGGGAGTTCCACTAGTAATCGCTTACACAACCTACGTCTACCGCAAGTTAATGAAAGATTACTCCCAGACAGGTAAATTACACAAAAAAGCAAATATGGGCTTTTAG
- a CDS encoding ATP-binding protein, which yields MAIALGIRACTEGKTVRFYRCLDLVNFLLESHRQGRLGKAMDALKKADLLIIDELGFVPLHRDGAELLFNVPTYWLLKVKVIVCRRHCRLSRMKQAKQN from the coding sequence TTGGCTATTGCTCTGGGAATCAGGGCCTGTACAGAAGGAAAGACAGTCCGCTTTTACCGTTGCCTTGATCTTGTGAACTTCTTGCTGGAAAGCCACCGTCAAGGGCGTCTGGGGAAGGCAATGGACGCCCTAAAAAAGGCGGATCTTCTCATCATTGACGAACTGGGATTTGTACCCCTACACCGTGACGGAGCGGAGCTTTTGTTTAACGTGCCCACATACTGGCTTTTGAAGGTGAAAGTTATCGTTTGCAGAAGGCACTGTCGGCTATCCCGGATGAAACAAGCTAAACAGAACTAA
- the thiC gene encoding phosphomethylpyrimidine synthase ThiC — protein MSLLMSARKGIVTPEMEQVADQEGVSAEIIGQGVAEGKIVILRNLQRPNVVPVGIGNGLRTKVSASVGLYGNQADIGVEVKKIKAAVEAGTDAIMELSVSGDIDAMRREALATTSTPVGTLPLYQAMAEASVKYGSSTEMKVEELFEVIERQAADGVDFLALHCGTTMSVVERARKDGRIDPLVSYGGSHLIGWMLHNQRENPLYEHYDRVLEIARKYDVTVSLADGMRPGCLADSLDGPQVEELVILGELVRRAREAGVQIMVKGPGHVPLNQLKATITLQKSLCKGAPYFVFGPVVTDIAAGYDHISAAIGGAISAWAGAEFLCYVTPAEHLGLPDINQVREGVIAARIAAHAADLARGLPGAENWDLEISRARKNMDWKKQIALAVDPARAGQVRKERSDDFESECTMCGKYCAMEVVSQYLGAAKHNC, from the coding sequence ATGTCGCTATTAATGAGTGCCCGGAAGGGGATAGTCACGCCTGAAATGGAACAGGTTGCCGACCAGGAAGGGGTGAGTGCGGAAATTATAGGACAGGGAGTTGCCGAGGGTAAAATTGTTATACTCCGTAATCTTCAGCGCCCTAATGTTGTTCCGGTAGGGATAGGTAACGGGTTGCGTACTAAGGTAAGTGCAAGCGTAGGCCTTTACGGAAATCAAGCTGATATTGGGGTTGAAGTCAAAAAAATTAAGGCGGCTGTTGAAGCGGGAACCGATGCCATTATGGAGTTGAGCGTAAGCGGGGACATTGATGCCATGCGCAGGGAGGCCCTTGCTACAACTTCGACGCCGGTAGGAACTCTCCCACTATATCAGGCCATGGCCGAAGCAAGTGTAAAATATGGTTCCTCTACCGAGATGAAAGTTGAAGAACTCTTCGAAGTTATTGAGCGCCAAGCTGCCGATGGGGTTGATTTTTTGGCCCTTCACTGTGGTACTACCATGAGCGTGGTGGAACGGGCCCGAAAGGACGGTAGAATTGATCCTCTGGTAAGTTACGGAGGTTCCCATCTCATAGGGTGGATGTTGCATAATCAGAGAGAAAACCCGCTTTATGAGCACTACGACAGGGTGCTCGAGATTGCCCGCAAGTACGATGTTACGGTTAGCCTTGCCGATGGGATGAGGCCGGGGTGTCTTGCAGATTCTCTGGACGGCCCCCAGGTGGAGGAATTGGTGATCTTGGGAGAACTCGTGAGACGGGCTAGAGAAGCAGGTGTTCAGATAATGGTCAAAGGGCCGGGCCATGTACCTCTCAACCAGCTGAAGGCAACGATCACTTTGCAAAAAAGTCTTTGTAAGGGGGCTCCGTACTTTGTTTTCGGTCCCGTTGTAACCGACATAGCTGCTGGTTACGACCATATAAGCGCTGCCATTGGGGGTGCGATAAGTGCCTGGGCAGGAGCTGAGTTTCTATGCTACGTAACACCAGCCGAACATCTTGGCCTTCCCGATATAAACCAGGTGCGAGAGGGGGTGATCGCTGCTCGTATTGCCGCCCATGCTGCGGATCTGGCTAGAGGACTACCGGGAGCAGAAAATTGGGATTTGGAAATTTCGCGGGCCAGGAAAAATATGGACTGGAAAAAGCAAATCGCCCTGGCCGTTGACCCGGCACGGGCCGGGCAGGTGAGGAAAGAAAGAAGCGATGATTTTGAGTCCGAATGTACAATGTGTGGAAAATACTGTGCCATGGAGGTAGTATCCCAGTACCTGGGTGCTGCCAAGCATAATTGTTAA
- the cobT gene encoding nicotinate-nucleotide--dimethylbenzimidazole phosphoribosyltransferase, producing the protein MKLKAVIEGIEPVSQEWRLKARDYLNNLAIPQGSLGQLLDLAEQLAAIKQTLKPSIQRKVVVTMAGDHGVVEEGVSAFPQEVTPQMVFNFVAGGAAINALAEVAGAQVIVVDMGVAADLSELVEERKILSYKVDYGTRNMTRGPAMTREQAEQALTAGIEIVEKLVQTGLDLLATGDMGIGNTTPSSAVLAALSGLPVKDVTGRGTGISDEALENKIRVIERALEVNKPDPRDPVDVLAKVGGFEIGGIAGLILGAAYYKVPVVVDGFISSAGALLAKALAPDSVDYMIAGHRSMEYGHRFMLEELGLKPLLDLNLRLGEGTGAVLAMNIVEAAAQVINQVLTFEDAGVSRNISGGSDA; encoded by the coding sequence ATGAAACTTAAAGCTGTAATCGAAGGTATTGAGCCGGTTAGCCAGGAATGGCGGTTGAAGGCAAGGGATTATCTGAACAATCTGGCCATTCCCCAAGGAAGCCTGGGGCAACTTCTGGATCTTGCGGAACAGTTGGCCGCCATCAAGCAGACTTTAAAGCCTTCTATCCAAAGAAAAGTAGTGGTCACCATGGCTGGAGATCATGGAGTGGTGGAAGAGGGAGTGAGTGCCTTTCCCCAAGAAGTGACTCCCCAGATGGTGTTTAATTTTGTAGCCGGTGGGGCGGCCATCAATGCCCTTGCCGAGGTGGCGGGCGCACAGGTGATTGTAGTAGATATGGGGGTTGCCGCCGACTTAAGTGAGCTGGTTGAAGAGAGAAAGATTCTTTCCTACAAGGTGGATTACGGAACTCGCAACATGACTCGAGGTCCGGCTATGACGCGGGAACAGGCGGAACAGGCCCTGACGGCAGGAATTGAAATTGTGGAAAAGCTGGTTCAGACGGGGCTTGACCTGTTGGCTACCGGAGATATGGGTATCGGCAACACTACACCGAGTAGTGCCGTCTTGGCGGCCCTGTCCGGGCTTCCCGTTAAAGACGTAACCGGTAGGGGAACGGGTATCAGTGACGAAGCTCTGGAAAACAAAATTCGGGTTATTGAGAGGGCTTTGGAAGTGAACAAGCCTGACCCTAGGGACCCGGTAGATGTGCTGGCCAAGGTAGGTGGATTTGAAATCGGAGGAATTGCGGGGCTTATTCTAGGAGCGGCCTACTATAAAGTACCGGTGGTGGTAGATGGTTTCATCTCCTCGGCAGGGGCCCTTCTGGCCAAAGCCCTGGCTCCCGACTCGGTGGATTATATGATTGCCGGGCACCGTTCTATGGAGTACGGGCACCGGTTCATGCTGGAAGAGTTGGGGCTGAAGCCTCTCTTAGACTTGAACCTTCGCCTGGGAGAGGGAACCGGAGCTGTTCTGGCTATGAACATCGTAGAAGCTGCCGCCCAGGTGATAAACCAGGTGCTTACCTTTGAAGATGCCGGGGTATCGAGGAATATCTCCGGAGGGTCTGATGCATGA
- the cobS gene encoding adenosylcobinamide-GDP ribazoletransferase — MEFLLALQFLTRVPVTIRSPVETRNLGRAAAYFPLIGLLIGIFSAVLYTLLTPFLTTPVSDLMVIVFQIVVTGNMHIDGLMDAADGLFSGKPREKVLEIMKDSRVGAHGVTAGCLVLLAKFVLWGQIPAAVKGEALVLVPVLGRWAQVYAATFYPYVGKGSGAGSYANYLGNREIVLASLFTLGTIMFLLGLKGSLLAGAVLSGTAILGLYVSKRIGGITGDILGALNECVEVLGLLILQFLG, encoded by the coding sequence TTGGAATTCTTGCTGGCGCTACAGTTTTTGACCCGGGTACCGGTAACCATTCGCAGTCCTGTAGAAACTAGAAATCTTGGCCGCGCTGCGGCTTACTTTCCGCTAATTGGACTGCTTATAGGAATTTTCTCGGCCGTACTGTATACTTTGTTAACTCCTTTTTTAACAACTCCGGTAAGTGATTTAATGGTTATTGTGTTCCAGATTGTGGTAACGGGCAACATGCATATAGACGGCTTAATGGATGCCGCGGACGGTCTTTTCAGTGGAAAGCCCCGCGAAAAGGTCCTGGAAATCATGAAGGACAGTCGGGTGGGGGCCCATGGAGTGACGGCCGGGTGTTTGGTACTGCTGGCCAAGTTTGTACTTTGGGGACAGATCCCTGCGGCGGTTAAGGGGGAGGCATTAGTCCTAGTCCCCGTTTTAGGCCGGTGGGCTCAAGTATATGCTGCCACTTTCTATCCATATGTCGGCAAGGGTTCCGGTGCTGGTTCTTATGCCAATTATTTGGGAAACCGGGAAATAGTTTTGGCGTCGTTATTTACCTTGGGTACCATTATGTTTTTATTGGGTCTGAAAGGCAGCCTTTTAGCAGGGGCTGTTCTCTCAGGTACAGCTATCCTTGGATTGTACGTGTCCAAAAGAATTGGAGGCATTACGGGAGATATTTTAGGTGCTTTGAATGAGTGTGTTGAGGTATTGGGATTGCTTATCTTACAATTCCTCGGCTAG
- a CDS encoding DUF4352 domain-containing protein, with the protein MNLLKKYLSVLLVGVLVVIAGCSAGPTPKQVTNDFLKALQDGDIETAKTFVVSDKNLVENYFENEEAEKTAKLILSRITYEVGDYSVDGDTAVVNAKITSPDLLRIVGKAIQEMLPMAFAAAFSESTSQEAVDKMLEQYLENSISDPNAPMTTSQVKINLVKANGTWKISQDNDDLLNAVTGNIAKAFSMVGNEPSAEGSEQSSEATGQQEKAKIYSIGDKVTIGNVAITVNSVRTSTGGEWDKAKEGHIYVIPDITVENLGDETINLSSMMQFSLYDSEGYELNQAFLTDIKSSLDGEIGPSRKLRGEIAWEVSKDATGLELVFTPDIFRGGQVIYAIGDVASLK; encoded by the coding sequence GTGAACCTTTTAAAAAAATACTTATCGGTCCTTTTGGTGGGTGTGTTAGTGGTAATAGCCGGCTGTTCGGCTGGCCCAACACCTAAACAGGTGACAAATGACTTCTTGAAAGCTCTGCAGGATGGCGATATTGAAACGGCAAAAACATTTGTCGTTTCTGATAAGAACCTGGTAGAAAATTATTTCGAAAATGAGGAAGCCGAAAAAACAGCCAAACTAATATTGTCCCGTATTACTTATGAAGTCGGGGACTATTCAGTTGACGGTGATACCGCTGTAGTAAACGCCAAAATTACTTCGCCGGACCTACTCAGAATAGTCGGGAAGGCCATTCAAGAAATGCTGCCTATGGCTTTTGCAGCAGCGTTTTCAGAAAGTACTTCGCAAGAAGCTGTAGATAAAATGTTAGAACAATACTTGGAAAACAGCATTTCCGACCCCAATGCTCCAATGACTACTTCTCAAGTAAAAATAAATTTGGTCAAAGCTAATGGAACTTGGAAGATCAGTCAAGATAATGACGATTTGCTTAATGCTGTAACTGGTAATATTGCTAAAGCTTTTTCTATGGTAGGAAATGAACCTTCCGCAGAGGGCTCGGAACAATCGTCAGAAGCAACAGGCCAACAGGAAAAAGCCAAGATTTACTCCATCGGAGACAAAGTTACGATAGGCAATGTAGCTATTACAGTCAATAGTGTACGTACTTCTACCGGCGGAGAGTGGGATAAAGCAAAGGAAGGCCATATATATGTAATTCCTGACATTACCGTAGAAAATTTGGGTGATGAAACTATAAATTTATCATCAATGATGCAGTTCTCCCTGTATGACTCAGAAGGATACGAATTAAATCAAGCATTCCTGACAGATATCAAAAGTTCTCTTGACGGGGAGATTGGCCCTAGCAGAAAACTTCGCGGCGAAATAGCCTGGGAAGTGTCCAAAGATGCTACTGGTTTAGAACTGGTATTCACCCCCGATATCTTTCGTGGTGGCCAGGTCATCTATGCTATCGGTGATGTCGCAAGTTTGAAATAG
- a CDS encoding cytochrome ubiquinol oxidase subunit I codes for MGDAVLLSKIQFAVSVGFHYLFPPLTIGMAWIIFFMQSMYLKTKNEQYDRMAYFWIKIFAISFVIGVASGVVMEFQFGTNWSEYSRFVGDVFGAPLAAEGVFAFFLESVFVGVLIWGKDRVSQKLYWVSSLMVAIGSTLSAFWIIVANSWMQTPAGYHVVNGRAELTNFFAAVFNPSTVPRYLHVIDGALITGSFFIMGISAYLLLKEREITFAKKSLKIALTVAVVASLLQLPLGHFHAVQVAETQPVKLAAYEGLFDTTAGAPLSLFGIPNAEAETTYLSVNIPKMLSFLVAGDTSATIKGLKEFPREEWPPLGITFQSYHLMVLLGIYFLAITVFGIFLLSRKKLYNNKTFLKVLMYSIPLPFLTNELGWIAAEVGRQPWIVYNVMKTNEAASIVVPGIQVLLSLVVLSLIYAILFSIWIFLLKRKLHVGVDEPVISGKQEEVTS; via the coding sequence ATGGGTGATGCTGTTCTGCTCTCTAAAATACAGTTTGCAGTATCGGTAGGTTTTCATTATTTGTTTCCACCGTTGACTATTGGTATGGCCTGGATCATATTTTTCATGCAATCAATGTATTTAAAAACTAAAAATGAGCAATATGACCGCATGGCTTATTTCTGGATAAAAATTTTCGCCATCAGCTTTGTAATCGGTGTAGCCAGCGGAGTGGTGATGGAATTCCAATTCGGCACCAACTGGTCCGAATATTCCCGGTTTGTGGGAGATGTTTTTGGTGCACCTCTAGCAGCAGAAGGCGTATTTGCTTTCTTCCTGGAATCGGTTTTTGTCGGAGTATTGATTTGGGGCAAAGATAGAGTTTCACAAAAACTTTACTGGGTCTCTTCGTTAATGGTTGCCATCGGTTCCACATTATCAGCTTTCTGGATTATTGTAGCTAATTCCTGGATGCAGACTCCCGCCGGGTACCATGTAGTAAATGGTAGAGCAGAGTTAACCAACTTTTTTGCGGCTGTATTCAACCCTTCCACGGTGCCAAGATATCTACATGTAATAGATGGAGCTCTCATAACCGGTTCTTTCTTCATAATGGGTATTTCTGCTTATCTGCTGCTCAAAGAACGGGAAATAACCTTTGCCAAAAAATCATTAAAAATTGCCCTTACAGTGGCAGTAGTTGCTTCTTTACTTCAGCTGCCCCTGGGGCATTTCCACGCCGTACAGGTAGCGGAAACTCAACCTGTCAAACTGGCAGCTTATGAAGGGCTTTTTGATACTACCGCGGGAGCACCCCTATCTCTATTTGGCATACCTAATGCCGAAGCGGAAACAACATATTTATCTGTCAATATTCCCAAAATGTTAAGTTTTTTAGTTGCCGGAGATACCTCAGCTACCATTAAGGGGTTAAAAGAATTTCCCAGGGAAGAATGGCCGCCTCTGGGCATTACGTTCCAGTCCTATCACCTGATGGTACTGCTAGGAATATATTTCCTGGCCATAACGGTTTTCGGTATTTTCCTGCTATCCCGCAAGAAGTTATACAATAACAAGACATTCCTTAAGGTATTAATGTATTCTATTCCGCTGCCCTTTTTAACCAACGAGCTCGGGTGGATTGCAGCGGAAGTTGGGCGCCAGCCCTGGATAGTATATAACGTAATGAAAACCAACGAGGCCGCATCCATTGTGGTGCCAGGTATTCAAGTTTTGCTATCCTTAGTCGTTCTGAGTTTAATCTATGCCATTTTGTTTAGCATCTGGATTTTCCTTTTGAAAAGAAAACTGCATGTGGGCGTAGATGAACCAGTTATCAGCGGTAAGCAAGAGGAGGTGACGTCATAA
- a CDS encoding LysM peptidoglycan-binding domain-containing protein, whose translation MVNNQRPPCPSGRYWKIRHGDTLYKIARQINSTVEAILRLNPGLDPRNLRIGQLICIPGSPPCPSGIYWVVSAGDTLQSIAQQVGTTVQRLIELNPGIDPDRLQIGQQICLPG comes from the coding sequence GTGGTAAATAATCAACGGCCGCCTTGTCCTAGCGGACGATACTGGAAGATTCGGCATGGGGACACTCTGTATAAAATAGCACGGCAGATCAACAGCACGGTTGAAGCCATATTGCGATTGAATCCAGGTCTTGATCCCAGAAATTTAAGGATCGGACAGTTAATATGTATTCCTGGTTCACCACCGTGCCCTTCAGGAATATACTGGGTAGTCAGTGCCGGTGACACCCTGCAGAGTATCGCGCAGCAGGTAGGTACCACCGTGCAGCGGTTAATAGAGCTTAATCCAGGCATCGATCCTGACCGGCTACAAATCGGCCAGCAGATTTGTTTGCCAGGATAA
- a CDS encoding DUF3251 domain-containing protein: MQTKINDIRQINDRLSQAEQDILDLKFNQKYRHRIAIIGTTPGGYVRLDSETGTFLVSVLDVVPYLDGFKVFLSIGNPSYATYNGFTLKGYWAKTLFSSFEKMDEGLTAFDSKPNSFEKKFVDELKPGSWNKVTLVVTPAKAEEFKYLILTIETDSISLFN; the protein is encoded by the coding sequence ATGCAGACTAAAATAAATGATATTCGGCAGATAAATGACAGGTTAAGTCAAGCTGAACAAGACATTTTAGACTTAAAGTTCAATCAAAAATACCGACATAGAATTGCAATTATTGGGACAACACCAGGCGGTTATGTCAGACTAGATTCTGAAACTGGAACCTTTTTAGTTTCAGTGTTGGATGTCGTGCCATATCTAGATGGCTTTAAAGTGTTTTTAAGTATCGGAAATCCTTCCTATGCCACTTATAACGGTTTTACTCTAAAAGGTTATTGGGCAAAAACTTTGTTTTCTAGCTTTGAAAAAATGGACGAAGGGTTGACCGCATTTGATAGTAAACCTAACTCATTTGAAAAAAAGTTTGTTGACGAGCTCAAGCCTGGCTCATGGAACAAAGTAACACTGGTAGTCACTCCTGCAAAAGCCGAAGAATTCAAATATCTTATCTTAACAATAGAAACTGATTCTATTTCATTATTTAATTAG
- a CDS encoding NAD(P)H-dependent flavin oxidoreductase → MKLPKLRIGNLIPKFPIIQGGMAVLVSTASLAGAVAKTGGIGVIGATGMSLERLKEEIRKARSLAAGGIIGVNIMYAARQFAELVRTAINEGVDVIFTGAGFSRDVFRWGKEAGIPVVSIVSSAKAAYIAEKYGAAAVVAEGVEAGGHLGTDRSVREIVPEIKKVVKIPVIAAGGIVNGQDMADMVKLGASGVQMATRFVLSEECSVAKEFKQMYLRAAQEDTVIIKSPVGLPARAIKNPFVELIQQGQAPKPQRCMSCLKECSKDYCILKALTNSRGGLVNDGIVFAGKNVFKIKEILPVPVIFERLLAEYNAV, encoded by the coding sequence TTGAAATTACCTAAATTGCGTATTGGTAATTTGATTCCAAAATTCCCCATTATTCAAGGCGGTATGGCCGTACTTGTTTCCACTGCTTCACTGGCCGGTGCAGTAGCAAAAACCGGCGGTATTGGTGTAATTGGAGCTACCGGAATGTCGCTGGAGAGGCTCAAGGAAGAAATCCGCAAAGCCCGGTCGCTGGCCGCCGGAGGTATCATTGGCGTAAATATTATGTACGCCGCCCGGCAATTTGCCGAATTGGTTCGCACGGCAATAAATGAAGGTGTTGACGTTATTTTTACGGGAGCAGGTTTTTCCCGGGATGTTTTCCGCTGGGGTAAAGAAGCCGGTATACCCGTTGTATCTATAGTATCGTCGGCCAAGGCAGCCTACATTGCTGAAAAGTACGGAGCAGCAGCAGTGGTGGCTGAAGGTGTTGAGGCCGGGGGACACCTGGGAACTGATAGATCGGTAAGAGAAATCGTACCGGAAATAAAAAAAGTAGTAAAAATACCTGTAATCGCCGCAGGGGGAATAGTCAATGGTCAAGATATGGCCGACATGGTAAAATTGGGTGCAAGCGGCGTTCAAATGGCCACCAGATTTGTGTTAAGTGAAGAATGTTCAGTGGCGAAGGAGTTTAAACAAATGTATCTGCGGGCAGCACAAGAAGATACGGTAATAATTAAGAGCCCGGTCGGGTTGCCGGCAAGAGCGATCAAAAACCCTTTCGTAGAATTAATACAGCAGGGGCAGGCTCCAAAACCTCAGCGATGCATGAGCTGCCTAAAAGAATGTTCCAAGGATTACTGTATCTTGAAAGCTCTCACCAATTCCCGCGGAGGACTGGTTAACGACGGAATCGTCTTTGCGGGGAAAAACGTTTTTAAGATAAAAGAGATATTGCCGGTCCCTGTCATTTTTGAAAGATTATTGGCTGAATACAATGCCGTTTGA
- the bzaB gene encoding B12 lower ligand biosynthesis ThiC-like protein BzaB, with product MTQVLAARAGEITPEMELVAAQEQVDVEYIREGVAAGRIVIPKNVKRKQFKPCGIGQGLRVKVNALFGTSSDRDQIEMEARKLAIAEAAGCDAVMDLSTGGDIDGMRRLTLERANVPVGTVPIYQAAIEAIEKRGSIVAMTADDMFEMVEKQAAEGVDFMAIHSALNFDVLKRLQATGRVTDIVSRGGAFLTGWMLHNQKENPLYEQFDRLLAILKEYDVTLSLGDAIRPGSTADSLDGAQLQGMIVAGELVARAQAAGVQVMVEGPGHVPLHHVEATMLLQKRLCHGAPYFILGTLATDVAPGYDHITSAIGGAIAGAVGADFLCYVTPAEHLGLPTEEDVKEGVIAARIAAHAADLARGNRKAWERDLQMARARVALDWDRQIELSIDPEKVKANIKENGVGEHQCAVCGPGCAAQVAAKYFGIA from the coding sequence ATGACTCAAGTTTTGGCCGCACGGGCAGGTGAAATTACGCCGGAGATGGAACTGGTTGCCGCCCAAGAACAGGTGGATGTTGAGTACATCCGGGAGGGAGTGGCCGCCGGGAGAATCGTTATTCCCAAAAACGTTAAACGGAAGCAATTTAAACCTTGCGGTATCGGACAGGGGTTGCGGGTTAAGGTAAATGCCCTTTTCGGCACTTCCAGCGACCGGGATCAGATTGAGATGGAGGCACGTAAGCTGGCGATTGCCGAAGCGGCAGGATGTGATGCGGTGATGGATTTGAGCACCGGTGGAGATATCGACGGGATGAGACGATTGACCCTGGAAAGAGCTAACGTGCCCGTAGGTACGGTCCCGATCTACCAGGCGGCAATCGAAGCCATTGAAAAACGAGGCAGTATTGTAGCCATGACTGCTGATGACATGTTTGAAATGGTCGAAAAACAGGCGGCAGAGGGCGTGGACTTTATGGCCATTCATAGCGCCCTAAATTTCGATGTCCTGAAACGCCTGCAGGCAACGGGCAGGGTTACCGATATCGTAAGCCGGGGAGGAGCTTTTCTGACCGGCTGGATGCTTCATAACCAAAAGGAAAATCCTCTTTACGAACAGTTTGATCGATTGTTGGCCATCCTGAAGGAATATGATGTTACCCTTAGCCTCGGTGACGCTATCCGTCCCGGATCTACCGCGGATTCCTTGGACGGAGCTCAGCTTCAGGGTATGATCGTTGCCGGCGAGTTAGTGGCCAGAGCCCAGGCCGCCGGAGTACAGGTTATGGTGGAAGGACCGGGACATGTTCCCCTGCACCATGTAGAAGCAACCATGTTGTTACAAAAGCGTTTATGCCATGGCGCACCCTACTTTATTCTGGGGACCCTGGCCACTGATGTGGCTCCCGGTTACGACCACATTACCTCAGCTATTGGCGGAGCTATCGCCGGTGCGGTTGGTGCCGATTTCTTGTGCTATGTAACACCGGCCGAGCATTTGGGGCTACCGACGGAAGAAGATGTAAAAGAAGGGGTTATTGCTGCCCGGATTGCCGCTCACGCTGCCGATCTTGCCCGGGGGAACAGGAAAGCGTGGGAAAGAGACTTGCAGATGGCACGGGCCCGGGTGGCGCTTGACTGGGACAGGCAGATTGAACTTTCAATAGATCCGGAAAAAGTAAAAGCAAATATAAAAGAAAATGGAGTAGGGGAACACCAATGCGCTGTTTGCGGGCCTGGGTGTGCCGCGCAGGTGGCAGCCAAGTATTTTGGTATTGCCTGA